Part of the Thermonema lapsum genome is shown below.
TGTCGCTGTGGGTGGTAGCGCTGTCTGCCACCCACAGCAACTGACAAAGCAAAGCAAGTAGGAGTTTAGTTGCTGTATCGTTCAATGATTTGACGCAGTTCGTCCATTTTACTTTGGCTATATGCGCCCGAAGTGATGTGTACTATACGCCCGTTTTTGTCCAGTACAAAAAAATAAGGTTTTGATTTGTCTGTCATATTCAAAAAGCGCTTGTAGGGCGTAATATTGCCATGATAAAGCAGCACGTGCGCCCGCAGGCTTTGGTCTATATTCCTGAACTGCTGTTCAAACTTTTCAAACTGGTTATCGGGTACGATGGCACGTACCATCGGTATGAAATAGAGGTTCAGAGGCGTTTCGTCATATAATGATTCAAACACGGTGTGGTTTTCTTCCAAGAAAAACTTGTAAGCAGGCAAAAGCCATGTTTCTAGTTCAGCTTCTGACGCTTGTGAATAGGCAAGACAAAGCAGGCTCACCTTGCCGCGTGTATCTTCTGGAATACGCACGACTTCACCTGCTGCTGTGCGTCCTTCCAAAGCAGGGAACGGCTGGTCTTTTTGAGCAAAGAGCGAAAGAGAAATACCGCTGAACAAGAGGGCTACTAAAAAACGTTGACACTTCATACCTCGAACCATTTATGTATTTTTAACTTTACGGAAAGTAAAGCCCCCAAGTTTTAACCTATGGACATAGAACTACAACAAATCATAGAAACGGTATATGAAGCCGGTGCGGTGATTATGCACTATTTTCGTTCGGCACATTTACAAGTAGAACAAAAAAAAGATGATTCGCCCTTGACCGTAGCCGACCGTGAGTCGAATACTGTCTTGACGCATATGTTGCAACGCTACAGTGGGCATCCGGTAGTGTCGGAAGAAAACCCCATGCTTCCTTATGAAGAGCGCCGGCGTTGGGGTAAGTTCTGGCTTATAGACCCCCTCGACGGCACCAAATCATTCATTCGTGGCGAAGAAACCTTTACCGTCAATGTGGCACTTGTCGAAGGGCAATTACCGGTAGTTGGTATTCTATATGCGCCGGCTTACGACACACTTTATTATGCCATCCGGGGGCAAGGAGCTTTCTATATCGAACACCATGGGCGCCCGCAAGCATTGAAGCGCCCACCCATGCCGGCTTATTTGACAGCGCTCATTAGCAAATCGCACCAGGGCACCAAAGACAAAGAGCTGCTACTCGGCTTGCCAGTAAAGCACTTTGTGCCCATGAGCAGTGCCTTGAAGTTTGCGAGGGTAGCCGAAGGGAAAGCCCATATTTACGTGCGCACCGGACCCACGATGGAGTGGGATACGGCAGCTGGGCAGGTTATCGTGGAAGAGGTCGGAGGCGTGGTGTTGGACTTAGATGGTAACATGCTGGTTTACAATAAAGAAAAGATGTGCAATGAGGGCTTTGTTTGCAAATTGTATCCGGAATTGCAAACATTTTCGTCGGTAGAACAATGATATAAGGCGTCTCCTCATATCTTTGTACATTCAAAAAAACACGACATGGAAAAATTACCACAATCTCAGCAGCCGCAACACGTTTTTAGCAACTACATCGAAGAAAAGGTAAGGCGTTCGGAGACCCGTATTTTTAAAGCTGTATTTCCGGACCTTACTAACCACTATGACACACTTTTTGGAGGAACCGCCATGCAGATGATGGATGAAGTGGCATTCATCACCGCTACCCGCTTTACTCGCCTGCCGGTGGTAACCATAGCCAGCGACCGCATTGAATTCAAGAAGCCCATACCGGCGGGAACTATCGTGGAATTGGTGGGCAAAGTGGTCAAAATAGGCAATACCAGCCTGGATGTGCGTGTGGATATTTACGTGGAAAGCATGTATGCTGAAGAAAGAGAAAAAGCTATTTCGGGCACATTTACCTTTGTTGCTATCGATAAAGAGCGCCGACCGATTAGTGTGCTTGCCAACTCTCCGCTTCCTCATTCCGGAGACAAAAAAGAATAGCAAAAGGGGGAGGCATTTGCCGTCCCCCTCTTGTTTGTTGGGCTTTTATGCTTCGTCTGTTGGTTTACCTTTCTTAATTTTTTCGTTGCTGTCAGTTGCTTTTTCTATCTCGCTCTCGTTTTCAAGGCGGAAGGTCTCATACACTTTCAGTATTGGGTGTATTTCTTTTTTACGTGCTTTGAAGTCCAAGTCCACTTCGTCCACAATGTCGGTATCGATGATTTGCAGGTCTAAAAGCTCCTCGACCAAAGGGCGCAACGATTCGAAACCAGTATCCGATACGTCCAATGCGAAATTGGATATAAATTCAATGTCGCTGTCGGCATCTGAGCCTTCAAATACAGCTTCTTCGTTTTTGAGTGCATCTGCATTTTCAATAAACAGTTCGAGCAGCTCACGAAAGGCATTTTCCACCTGTTTTGCTACACTTGGCTCATAGAAAACCGCTTGTGCCAAACCACTGCTGACTGCTAATTTAGAGAAGGGGTCTATATCGCCCTGATACAGCATATCTACATAAGTCTGAAAATGCTTTTTGGCAGAGAAAGTGATAAAGGGCCACATCTCTTCGAGCATAAAGGTGTCGCCAAAGAGAAGCTCCATGGTGTATGCATCACCGCGTAGTAGCTCCATGATCAATTGAGTGGCATGGTCGCTATGCATCTGGCGCAGCAGTAATATGGCATGCACGGGTGCCAGTCGCCCACCATCTAAAGGGAGGTCGGCGTAAAAACGAGGGCGTGAAGCCGCATCTTGCAAGATACGCAGCAAGTCCTCTTCAATGCCTTCCATGTTCAGCAAGTCCTCAATCATCTTCGGACTGACATCGTAGCCGGTAGTGAATAACTTTTCTACGGCTTTGTTTTTCACCTGAATTTCCTTTGGTATCATGATTGTTTTTTGTTGAAAAACAGCTGCAAATATACAAGATTTGAGATATTGAGATATATTGAAGGGGGCAACAGCAAGCATAGAAATTACTGCTGCACAATGTGAAGCAGGCTTTCGCGTAAGGGGCGAATACTTTGGATATTCTCAGGCGCTTGTGCCATCTGTATATCATACTCAAAGCGGCGATTGGTTTGTATGGAAGCCTGTGCCAAGGTGTATGATGCACGGGAGCCGAGTTGCTTTTTTATTTTTATGTTTTCTAAGGCTTTCGGGGTATAAAGCGTTTTGTAGATGTGGGCTTTTTGATGTATGCTCAATGCCTTACTGAAGGTTTGCACATGTGTTTTCTGGTCGATGGTGATGGATTTTACGTAATAGAGCGTGTCTTGTTGCAGCTGGAAGCGCTCTTCTATAAGTTTCTTGTTCCGCTCAAAATATTGCACGACAAATTGGATTTGTAGATGCTTGAGTATTTACGGGTCATAGAATAACCATTCATTGAGATTTTCCCAGTGGGTAAGTGTCTACTGTTTGCCACTGCGCGACAGCAGGATAAAGCATCCTGCCCAGTCGGCGACCAGATGCTCGTGTCGTTTGTTGTCTGCATTATAAAGGGCACAATAGCGTTGCAGTCGCCCTTGTTCGTTTGGGGCAGGGGAGTGCAATACAGACAAGTAGTGCTGCACGAATATGCATAGCGCCCGGTGTGAGTATGCTCCTTGCCTTCGTAGCGTTGGGTCAATATGCTACGAATGAGGTCTTCGGCATGGGGGGCGGTGGCACACAGGCGCTGCAGGTGGGCTGTATCTTGTGCCAGCGCCGCCGTATAAAAATCGTTCCAGAACTGGTGCACTTGTTTGTGTTGTGCTTGACTGCTGGTACTTAAAAGCAGCCCAAGGCATAGCATTGCAACATGCTTCACTTTTCTTACGCTACTGCTTCTTTTTTCTCTTGCCTAAGGTAAGTATTGCAGGGCAAAAATACAAACAAGGGCATGGGTTAAGCGGCAGCTGGGGGTGCTCCGTAGGTGCTTTGCCATTCGTCGAGTTTTTTGTCCATGATGCGAAACCAGAGAGGCGGCACCAGTGCCAGTAGAATCATACTAGGATAGCCAGCCGGCAGTTGGGGGCTTTCGTCGAAGTGTCGCAGTATTTGATAGGGGCGGCTGGCATAGGCGTGGTGGTCGGAGTGGCGCTGCAATTGGAAAAGGAAGAAGTTGCTTATCATGTGGCTGGCATTCCACGAGTGGATAGGGCGCACGCGTTCGTAGCGCCCATTGGGCAGCTGACGACGTTCCAAGCCGTAATGTTCTATATAGTTGACCACTTCCAGTAAGCTGAAAGCCACTATGCTTTGTGCAAAGAAGAAAGGAATGACCTCCCAGGCAAGACGATTGACCGAAGCACTTACCAACACAAAGACAAACCCCACGTAAAGCAAGGGCAGCACTACATACCAAAGCATACGATTGTGTATGCTCCAAAAGGCTTTTCTTTCTTTATTCAATCTGTTTTTTTCTATATTCCATGCACTGCGGAAGCTGCCCGCCACCGTGCGCCACCAGAAGCGGTAAAAAGATTCACCGCGTCGGGCAGTAGCCGGGTCTTGTGGAGTGGCTACATGCACATGATGTCCATAGTTGTGCTCAATGAAGAAATGCATATAACAAACCGTCATCAAGATGAGTTGTGCCATCCATTGGTCGTACCGGTTATTTTTGTGTCCCAACTCATGCGCTACGGTGATGCCAATGCCGCCAGTTACTACGCCAGTGCTCAGTGTGAAACCCAACCATTCGTACCAAGGACGGGACGGGTTCTGAGCCGCTGCCCAGCAAGCCCACATAACCAATAGTACTTGCAAGTAAGCCCAGCTGTGCGTGATGAAACGGTAATATCGCTCCGTGCTTAGGATACGTTCAAGCGATTGGGGAACGTTGTAGCGGTCTTCACCCACATAGTAATCCATGAGCGGAATGCACACAAAGGCGAAGATGAGAGGGTAGAAGTAGCCAATGCCCCCTTGATAGTAGCCAGCAATTAAAAGCACCGGTAGAATGAAGGCGCTTAAAAAGCCTATTTTTCTTATGAGTATTTTGCTCACTTTCATGGTTTTGCTCGTAGTTTTGCTTACACAATAATATAAAAACTAAACTTATAGTCCAATTTTTTTGCTAAAAAATTGAACCAAAAGTTTAGTTTTGCTCTATTAGGGACGAAAGCAAGCAAAAACCGCAACGGCAAGCGGCAGAGACTAACGAATAAAGTTCTGCTAAATTAAGGTTTATCTGAGCGCTACGGGGCTTTCTTCTCTGTTATCAAACAGTTGCACGGTGTTTAAAATACCCTTTAAGCGGCGAAGTATGGGTAGTTTTTCTCTGCTCGGGGCATAAATGTAGGCTTCTATGTAGTAGAAGTAGCCTTTATGCTCAAAGGCATAGCCTACAAATCCGCCGCCACGTCGTCGGCTTTCGAGCACCCATAAGCCTGCATACTCCCGCACGGGGATGTCGTTGAGGTGGGTATCTCTGACATGCAGGGGCACGCGCGTTTCGGTTTGCACAAAAGAGCCTTCGCGCTTGGGATTGTAGCGCAAAAAGTGCTTGCCTATACGGTCGCGGTGCTGAATGATAAAAGTAGTATCATACATTTCTTTGGCTCGAAGAGGCAGACGGCTTATCCATATGTTTTGATAGGCATTGTCAGAAACTGTGCCTATCCATATAAAGTCCTTGTCGCTCAGCACTTCTTTGTAGTTGGGGGGAAGTGAGAAGCTAAGTCCGAACTTTCGTTTGAGGGTATTCATGAGGCTGACGGCATGCACTTTGGCTCTTTGAATGCTTTCTGACATGTAAGTAGTCAAGTGGTCTTCAAAGACAAAGAGCAGCTGCTCTTGGCTGGCTTCGTCTTGTAAATAGCGTTGTAGGGCTTGGGAGTTTTTGCCTACAAGAAAAACGAGTAACTGTCCTTTGGCGTAGCGGTCGTATTGCAAAAACAGGGTGGCAGTTTGCTTGCTGGCGCTGAACTGCTGCAACTCTTCGGGATTGAGTAGGCGCAAAATGCGGCGAGTGGCAGCCGAAGAATCACTTAGGTCGGCTACAAACAACACCTGACGGAATATCTTAAAACCATCGAAATCGGGCGGCGATATGAACATGTATGTAAAAAAAGGCTCTGGTTGCGGTAGTCCTGGCACAGGCAGTTGTAGGCAATGGCGTACTTGTTCGCCAATGCCTGCTTTCCATGCGGTGGGGTCCATACTTACAAGTATTTTACCTACAGTGCCGCTGGCTGCCGGTTGGTAGGTGGGACGTGTGCCTGCTGTCTCTTTTTTTCTGCCTTGCCAAAAGATAAAAGCAACAGAGAGGGCAACCAACAAAAGTATGCCCCCCAACAAAAAGCGGTATTGAGTCTTCTTCATGACGTATGGAACTGTTTTTTCAAAAAAACAAAACTTTTGCAAAAAATGTATGTCTTCTGCTTTTGCTTCTTCATAAGGCAAAGAAGGCAGAAGACATAAAAAAAGAAGTTTCTTAGCGTATGCGCAGGCGTTGCCCTTTTACTATATTGTTCCCTTTGAGCGAGGGATTCAGCTCACGTAGTTGCTCTATGCTGAGATTATGGCGCTGAGCTATGGACCAAAGCGTATCGCCGGGGCGCACGATGTAGTAAGAGGTGTCGCTTGCCTGCGGCTGGTAAACCCAAACA
Proteins encoded:
- the cysQ gene encoding 3'(2'),5'-bisphosphate nucleotidase CysQ, which codes for MDIELQQIIETVYEAGAVIMHYFRSAHLQVEQKKDDSPLTVADRESNTVLTHMLQRYSGHPVVSEENPMLPYEERRRWGKFWLIDPLDGTKSFIRGEETFTVNVALVEGQLPVVGILYAPAYDTLYYAIRGQGAFYIEHHGRPQALKRPPMPAYLTALISKSHQGTKDKELLLGLPVKHFVPMSSALKFARVAEGKAHIYVRTGPTMEWDTAAGQVIVEEVGGVVLDLDGNMLVYNKEKMCNEGFVCKLYPELQTFSSVEQ
- a CDS encoding alkane 1-monooxygenase — its product is MKVSKILIRKIGFLSAFILPVLLIAGYYQGGIGYFYPLIFAFVCIPLMDYYVGEDRYNVPQSLERILSTERYYRFITHSWAYLQVLLVMWACWAAAQNPSRPWYEWLGFTLSTGVVTGGIGITVAHELGHKNNRYDQWMAQLILMTVCYMHFFIEHNYGHHVHVATPQDPATARRGESFYRFWWRTVAGSFRSAWNIEKNRLNKERKAFWSIHNRMLWYVVLPLLYVGFVFVLVSASVNRLAWEVIPFFFAQSIVAFSLLEVVNYIEHYGLERRQLPNGRYERVRPIHSWNASHMISNFFLFQLQRHSDHHAYASRPYQILRHFDESPQLPAGYPSMILLALVPPLWFRIMDKKLDEWQSTYGAPPAAA
- a CDS encoding DUF4837 family protein; translated protein: MKKTQYRFLLGGILLLVALSVAFIFWQGRKKETAGTRPTYQPAASGTVGKILVSMDPTAWKAGIGEQVRHCLQLPVPGLPQPEPFFTYMFISPPDFDGFKIFRQVLFVADLSDSSAATRRILRLLNPEELQQFSASKQTATLFLQYDRYAKGQLLVFLVGKNSQALQRYLQDEASQEQLLFVFEDHLTTYMSESIQRAKVHAVSLMNTLKRKFGLSFSLPPNYKEVLSDKDFIWIGTVSDNAYQNIWISRLPLRAKEMYDTTFIIQHRDRIGKHFLRYNPKREGSFVQTETRVPLHVRDTHLNDIPVREYAGLWVLESRRRGGGFVGYAFEHKGYFYYIEAYIYAPSREKLPILRRLKGILNTVQLFDNREESPVALR
- a CDS encoding acyl-CoA thioesterase; the encoded protein is MEKLPQSQQPQHVFSNYIEEKVRRSETRIFKAVFPDLTNHYDTLFGGTAMQMMDEVAFITATRFTRLPVVTIASDRIEFKKPIPAGTIVELVGKVVKIGNTSLDVRVDIYVESMYAEEREKAISGTFTFVAIDKERRPISVLANSPLPHSGDKKE